A DNA window from Drosophila pseudoobscura strain MV-25-SWS-2005 chromosome 2, UCI_Dpse_MV25, whole genome shotgun sequence contains the following coding sequences:
- the LOC4801614 gene encoding uncharacterized protein CG45076-like yields MLFRKIIYMLVILNAFCCSESFIRRPRGKVLRKRQMAESYPDLVRLDEGGQKGGGSEACKGGGTPAKSDCGLGKGDPKSKASNIAQKAAQEAKAANEAQGSAAEAASLKIKSELADKAVQSARAAEAALAGKQQILEQLEVEQREAEAVVNDVMNSIQSTNANAAVANAAAVEAQKQVADLKTMLEAAVANLNSIEAVSNGAQREMEEKTQLLEAAKNRVTVVGRHLQDSRKDFDSTKQAAYKAACAAVEAKRKAQRNRRMLRKRQRKRQARGKSKIA; encoded by the exons ATGCTCTTTCGAAAGATCATTTACATGCTCGTAATACTGAacgccttctgctgctccgaGAGCTTCATCCGAAGGCCACGCGGAAAG GTGCTCAGAAAGCGTCAGATGGCCGAAAGCTATCCCGATCTCGTGCGGCTGGACGAAGGGGGGCAGAAAGGAGGCGGCAGCGAAGCATGTAAGGGTGGTGGGACGCCTGCGAAGAGCGACTGCGGGTTGGGCAAAGGCGATCCCAAGTCCAAGGCATCCAACATTGCCCAGAAGGCGGCACAGGAGGCAAAGGCGGCCAACGAGGCACAGGGCTCTGCCGCAGAGGCGGCCTCCTTAAAGATCAAGTCCGAGCTGGCCGACAAGGCTGTCCAGTCGGCCCGGGCAGCGGAAGCAGCGCTTGCGGGCAAACAGCAGATCTTGGAGCAATTAGAGGTTGAGCAGCGGGAGGCGGAGGCAGTCGTCAATGATGTCATGAACTCGATTCAGAGCACCAATGCGAACGCGGCCGTTgcgaatgctgctgctgtcgaagCCCAGAAGCAGGTGGCGGACCTGAAGACTATGTTGGAGGCGGCAGTTGCCAATCTCAACAGCATCGAGGCGGTGTCCAATGGGGCGCAAAGGGAGATGGAGGAGAAAACTCAGCTGCTGGAGGCGGCCAAGAATCGGGTAACAGTGGTCGGCAGACATTTGCAGGACTCCAGGAAGGACTTTGACTCAACCAAGCAGGCAGCCTACAAAGCAGCCTGTGCCGCCGTCGAGGCCAAGAGGAAGGCCCAGAGGAATCGTCGGATGCTGCGAAAGAGGCAGCGAAAACGACAGGCTCGGGGAAAATCAAAGATAGCCTAG
- the MetRS-m gene encoding methionine--tRNA ligase, mitochondrial: MLIRRIKLLKCLGARCSSSHYVTTPIFYVNAAPHIGHLYSAVIADAHCRYQRLRYPADDIRLCTGTDEHGTKIQQAAANHKVPVDQYCQQISSRYREVFQAAHIQNDDFIRTTEERHKQAVAQFWRTLHSRGHIYSAAYSGWYCVSDEVFLTDSQLRLDEASGTRYSLESGHPVEWTEETNYMFRLSQFQDDVRHWVKQEARIRPAKFEKILLDTLSEPLPDVSVSRPSNRVHWAIPVPGDDSQTVYVWLDALVNYLSSLGYPNEEFLDHWPPAQQVIGKDILKFHGIYWPAFLLAAGLQPPQQLYVHSHWTVDGQKMSKSKHNVVDPVQAAQQYTMEGLRYFLLREGVAHSDGNYSHVKALRILNSEMADTLGNLLSRACAKSLNPRQVYPQPHVEHLADLLRSVDAAKRLRDSLLQLSERCEAHYECNHFHLVADTTMAALHAANNFFESARPWELKTGNEGANEPRLATIIAMTMDALRLCGIVLQPIIPQLATRLLDKLSVPASQRGWDCLNENFARDSINSSSSSSSRRSHDLDGQSSAMLFQRIMEEKDKAVQQKPQPQPQPAKRSKSKKERLKAAATTITTTS, translated from the exons ATGCTGATACGTAGAATCAAGCTACTTAAATGTCTGGGAGCACGCTGCAGCAGCTCGCACTATGTGACGACGCCAATTTTCTATGTAAACGCGG CCCCACACATTGGCCACCTGTACTCGGCGGTGATAGCCGATGCCCACTGTCGATATCAGAGGCTTCGGTATCCTGCGGATGATATCCGCCTGTGTACCGGTACAGACGAGCATGGAACCAAGATCCAGCAGGCGGCAGCCAACCACAAGGTGCCTGTCGATCAGTACTGCCAGCAGATATCATCTCGCTACCGCGAAGTCTTCCAGGCGGCGCACATACAGAATGATGACTTCATACGGACCACGGAGGAGCGACACAAGCAGGCTGTGGCCCAGTTCTGG CGCACTCTGCACTCCCGGGGACACATCTACTCGGCTGCTTACAGCGGATGGTATTGTGTGTCCGATGAGGTATTCCTCACCGACTCTCAACTGCGTCTGGACGAGGCCAGTGGCACGCGATACTCCCTAGAGTCGGGCCATCCCGTGGAGTGGACGGAGGAGACCAACTACATGTTCCGTCTGTCGCAGTTCCAGGACGATGTCCGGCACTGGGTCAAGCAGGAGGCGCGCATACGACCAGCCAAGTTCGAGAAGATTCTGTTGGACACGCTCAGCGAACCGCTGCCGGATGTGTCCGTGTCGCGGCCCTCGAACCGCGTCCACTGGGCCATACCGGTGCCGGGTGATGACTCGCAAACGGTGTACGTATGGCTGGATGCGCTGGTCAACTATCTTAGCTCCTTGGGATATCCCAATGAGGAG TTTCTGGATCACTGGCCGCCGGCCCAGCAGGTGATTGGCAAGGACATTCTTAAGTTCCATGGCATTTATTGGCCCGCATTCCTCCTGGCCGCTGGCCTCCAGCCGCCACAGCAGCTGTACGTCCACTCGCACTGGACGGTCGACGGTCAGAAGATGTCCAAGAGCAAGCACAACGTGGTGGATCCCGTCCAGGCCGCCCAGCAGTACACCATGGAGGGCCTGCGCTACTTTCTGCTGCGCGAGGGCGTGGCCCACAGCGATGGCA ACTACAGCCACGTGAAGGCCCTGCGCATCCTCAACTCGGAGATGGCGGACACTCTGGGCAATCTGTTATCACGTGCCTGTGCCAAGTCGCTGAATCCCCGCCAAGTCTATCCCCAGCCGCATGTCGAGCACTTGGCGGATCTGCTCCGGAGCGTGGATGCGGCCAAGCGTCTGCGGGACTCGCTGCTACAGCTGTCAG AGCGATGCGAGGCGCATTATGAGTGCAATCACTTCCACTTGGTGGCCGACACGACTATGGCTGCTCTGCATGCGGCCAACAATTTCTTTGAGAGTGCCAGGCCCTGGGAGCTAAAGACTGGTAACGAAGGCGCCAACGAGCCACGACTGGCTACCATAATCGCCATGACAATGGACGCGCTGCGGCTCTGCGGCATTGTGCTCCAGCCCATAATTCCTCAGCTGGCCACGCGGCTGCTCGATAAGCTCAGCGTGCCCGCGTCCCAGCGCGGCTGGGATTGTTTGAACGAGAACTTTGCCAGGGActccatcaacagcagcagcagcagcagcagcaggaggagtcATGACTTGGATGGGCAGAGCAGTGCGATGCTTTTCCAGCGCATTATGGAGGAAAAGGATAAGGCAGTCCAACAGAAACCGcaaccgcagccgcagccagcCAAGCGAAGCAAATCGAAGAAGGAGCGCCTCAAGGCGGCCGCGACAACGATAACGACAACGTCTTAA
- the LOC4801613 gene encoding uncharacterized protein translates to MWKKCSRMRIEFLIFWIIALIFLTAEATDYSHFRRRSKRLMPYDAGETDSSRGGGDGCDGDNQQRDNQPRAEQQQAPKPRKQLKTNAKQRSSSIAVQAAKEAKKANDDMASAVKLASDKIKHEYADKAMAAAKAAEAVLAGKMQIVEQLEAEVREGELVVQEESQGLIEAEANAQLAMKQYQQAQTELKMLLATLKVTRESKESADQMNMVWQQSLSEKTALLDAAHNRVGVLLRQLRDARADHGKTKKEAYKAICAAKEAKQRIEQSESGRCRRRRAWRWEDNHG, encoded by the coding sequence ATGTGGAAAAAATGCTCGAGAATGCGAATAGAATTCCTTATATTTTGGATCATTGCACTCATCTTTTTGACAGCAGAAGCCACGGACTATTCGCATTTCCGGAGACGCAGCAAGCGGCTCATGCCGTATGATGCTGGCGAAACGGATAGCTCGAGAGGCGGCGGGGATGGGTGCGATGGCGACAACCAGCAGAGGGACAACCAGCCACgggccgagcagcagcaggcaccaAAGCCCCGCAAGCAGCTAAAAACCAACGCCAAGCAGCGGTCCTCGAGCATTGCCGTGCAAGCAGCCAAGGAGGCGAAGAAGGCCAACGACGACATGGCCTCAGCCGTGAAGCTGGCCTCGGATAAGATCAAGCACGAGTACGCGGACAAGGCGATGGCTGCAGCGAAGGCTGCAGAGGCAGTCTTGGCTGGCAAAATGCAGATCGTGGAGCAGCTCGAGGCGGAGGTGCGCGAGGGCGAACTGGTGGTACAGGAAGAGTCCCAGGGGCTGATCGAGGCGGAGGCCAACGCCCAGCTGGCGATGAAGCAGTACCAGCAGGCGCAGACCGAGCTGAAGATGCTGTTAGCCACGCTCAAGGTGACCAGGGAGAGCAAGGAGAGCGCCGACCAGATGAACATGGTCTGGCAGCAGTCGCTGTCCGAGAAGACCGCCCTCCTGGATGCCGCCCACAACCGGGTGGGTGTCCTGCTCCGCCAGCTGAGGGATGCCCGCGCCGACCATGGGAAGACCAAGAAGGAGGCCTATAAGGCCATCTGTGCCGCCAAGGAGGCCAAGCAGCGCATCGAACAGTCCGAAAGCGGCAGATGCCGACGCCGACGCGCCTGGAGGTGGGAGGACAATCACGGTTGA
- the LOC6897276 gene encoding uncharacterized protein, which produces MHYHKVGITLLVLLYGISGLESIYLYDDSPQLDESDGRQFSNLQMDSVSGEGGCGGVSVSSKAKQCGNFDKGNPKSKASNIAQKAAQDAKAASDAQMSAAEAAATQVKTELAEKAAQSARAAEAALAGKQEMVEQLEQEMAEAEAVVNDVTNSLQNTQANSNAAAAMATESQSQVESLKRLLAAATANLVNIEGVSQGAQTELSEKTQLLEAAKNRVQNLGKQIADAKKDFDATKQAAYKAACAAVEAKKKASQRMRRMAAYRQWIMEQPRKYVRGGAKM; this is translated from the coding sequence ATGCATTACCACAAAGTAGGGATCACCCTCCTTGTGCTGCTGTATGGAATCTCCGGATTGGAGTCCATCTACCTGTACGACGACTCGCCCCAGCTGGATGAATCGGACGGCAGGCAGTTCTCCAATCTGCAAATGGATTCGGTCAGTGGCGAGGGCGGGTGCGGGGGCGTGAGCGTGAGCTCGAAAGCGAAGCAATGCGGTAACTTTGACAAGGGCAATCCCAAGTCCAAGGCCTCTAACATCGCCCAGAAAGCCGCACAAGATGCCAAGGCGGCTAGCGATGCCCAAATGTCGGCAGCCGAGGCAGCAGCCACCCAGGTGAAGACAGAGCTGGCCGAGAAAGCGGCGCAGTCGGCGcgtgcagcagaagcagcactcGCGGGCAAGCAAGAGATGGTCGAGCAATTGGAACAGGAGATGGCCGAGGCGGAGGCAGTCGTCAATGATGTTACGAACTCCCTGCAGAACACCCAGGCTAACTCCAATGCCGCAGCGGCGATGGCCACCGAGTCGCAGAGTCAAGTGGAGTCGTTGAAGCGTTTGctcgccgccgccaccgcaaaTCTGGTAAATATCGAGGGCGTGTCCCAAGGCGCACAGACGGAGCTGTCGGAGAAAACCCAACTGCTGGAGGCGGCCAAGAACCGGGTACAGAATCTTGGAAAGCAGATAGCGGACGCCAAGAAGGACTTTGACGCGACCAAGCAGGCGGCCTACAAAGCGGCCTGTGCCGCCGTGGAGGCCAAAAAGAAGGCGTCGCAGAGGATGCGACGCATGGCCGCCTATCGCCAGTGGATTATGGAACAGCCGAGAAAGTACGTTCGAGGAGGGGCCAAGATGTAG